CCAACAATAATTAGCTCAACATTATTTTCTTTAGCAAAAGCAATAATTGCAGGGTTGTCTAAAATATCAAGTTGAACATTTATACATTTGTCTTCTGTTGCTGTACCAGCATTACCAGGTGCAACGAAAACTTGAGTAACTTTGGTATCTTGCGCGATTTTCCATGCTAAAGCATGTTCACGACCACCACTACCTAAAACTAAAATATTCATTTTTAATTTGTTCCTTAACTTTAATCCTTTTCATCCCCCTCTATCCCTCAAGGTGGAGTTTAGCTCCATTATTGTGGAAAACCCTCCTGAATAAAAGGAGGGTTAGGGAGGACTAAATTTAAATTAGTGGCGGAAATGGCGCATACCAGTGAAGACCATTGCAATACCAGCTTCATCTGCTGCTGCGATTACTTCTTCATCACGCATAGAACCACCTGGTTGAATGATGCATTTAATGCCAGCTTTAGCTGCATTATCAATACCATCACGGAACGGGAAGAATGCATCGGAAGCCATTACAGCACCTTCAACAACTAAACCAGCATGTTCAGCTTTAATGGCAGCAATACGAGCTGAGTTAACACGGCTCATTTGACCTGCACCTACACCAATAGTTTGGCGGTTTTTAGCATAAACAATTGCGTTTGATTTCACATATTTCGCAACTTTCCAAGCAAAGATGAGATCATCAATTTCTTGCTCAGTCGGTGCACGCTTAGTAACTACTTTAAGATCATCTTTAGTGATCATGCCCAAGTCTTGATCTTGAACAAGTAAGCCGCCATTAACACGTTTGTAGTCAAGTTGCGGTGCACGTGCATCAATTGCAGGTAATTCACCACATACTAAAACACGTACGTTTTTCTTTGCGCCAGTTACTTCAAGTACACCATCGGCAATGCTTGGAGCAATAATGACTTCAACGAATTGACGCTCTACAATTGCTTGAGCAGTTGCTACATCTAACTCACGGTTAAATGCAATGATACCGCCAAAAGCAGATTCTGGATCTGTTGCGTAAGCTAAATCATAAGCAGCTTTAATACCGTCTAAAGAAACAGCAACACCACAAGGGTTAGCATGTTTTACGATTACACAAGCAGGTTTTGCGAATGATTTAACACATTCAAGTGCTGCATCTGTATCTGCAATATTGTTATAAGACAATTCTTTGCCTTGTAACTGTTTTGCAGTAGAAACTGAAGCTTCCTTTGCATTTGCTTCAACATAAAATGCTGCAGATTGATGTGGGTTTTCACCGTAACGTAAATCTTGTGCTTTGTTCAATTGGGTATTGAATGTGCGAGGGAATAAATCAGCTTCGCCTTCGGTCTTACCAACGCGAGCGCCTAAGTAAGAAGCGATCATGCCGTCGTATTGAGCTGTATGTTCAAATGCTTTAACTGCTAAATCAAAACGCGTTTCATAAGAAAGTGAACCAGCGGTTTTTAATTCATTGATTACAGTGTCGTAATCTGAAGCATTTACAACGATACCCACTGAAGCATGGTTTTTAGCTGCTGCACGCACCATTGTAGGACCACCGATGTCGATATTTTCGATTGCATCAGGAAGAGTACAGTCTGGTTTTGCAACAGTTGCAGCAAATGGATAAAGGTTTACAACAACAAGATCAATCGGATCAATGTTGTGTTCTTCCATAACTGCTTCGTCTAAACCGCGACGAGCAAGAATACCACCATGAATTTTTGGATGTAATGTCTTAACACGACCATCCATCATTTCAGGGAAGCCCGTATGTTCAGATACTTCTACAACCGCGATATTATTATCTTTAAGCAACTTATATGTGCCGCCTGTAGATAATAGTTCTACCCCTAGAGCTGCAAGGTTTTGAGCAAATTCGACAATTCCTGTCTTATCAGATACAGAAATCAAAGCACGTTTAATAGTCATGATGTTTAATTCAACAATTTCAAGTCTACGGATTAAAACCAATAAGCATAAAAAAATGCCCACGACGTCGTGAGCATTTTATCATTTATTCACTCATTAAACCGTGAGCTTTTAACTTTTTACGTAAAGTGCCACGGTTGAGTCCAAGAATCTCTGCAGCACGTGTTTGATTACCACGTGTATATTCAAGAACTACAGATAAAAGAGGTTTCTCCATTTCTGCTAGCACCATGTCATATACCTGAGATGGTTGCTCACCTTGCAATTGTGCAAAATAATGGCGAACTGCGCGATCCACGTGGATGCGAAGAGCAACATCAGATTGTGCAGTAAAAATAGGAGATTTGCTATTCATGCGAGTTAATCCGAAAATCAAATACTAACTTGGGTAAAGTAGTATATAAATGTGGTCTAAAAATACGGAGTCCTGTTTTAGATCCTAAAACAGTGACTCTAAAACATAAGAACAATTAGCTTGCCATATTTCTTCGTATTGAATAAAAAATAAGCGTAACA
This genomic stretch from Acinetobacter pittii harbors:
- the purH gene encoding bifunctional phosphoribosylaminoimidazolecarboxamide formyltransferase/IMP cyclohydrolase, whose translation is MTIKRALISVSDKTGIVEFAQNLAALGVELLSTGGTYKLLKDNNIAVVEVSEHTGFPEMMDGRVKTLHPKIHGGILARRGLDEAVMEEHNIDPIDLVVVNLYPFAATVAKPDCTLPDAIENIDIGGPTMVRAAAKNHASVGIVVNASDYDTVINELKTAGSLSYETRFDLAVKAFEHTAQYDGMIASYLGARVGKTEGEADLFPRTFNTQLNKAQDLRYGENPHQSAAFYVEANAKEASVSTAKQLQGKELSYNNIADTDAALECVKSFAKPACVIVKHANPCGVAVSLDGIKAAYDLAYATDPESAFGGIIAFNRELDVATAQAIVERQFVEVIIAPSIADGVLEVTGAKKNVRVLVCGELPAIDARAPQLDYKRVNGGLLVQDQDLGMITKDDLKVVTKRAPTEQEIDDLIFAWKVAKYVKSNAIVYAKNRQTIGVGAGQMSRVNSARIAAIKAEHAGLVVEGAVMASDAFFPFRDGIDNAAKAGIKCIIQPGGSMRDEEVIAAADEAGIAMVFTGMRHFRH
- the fis gene encoding DNA-binding transcriptional regulator Fis; this translates as MNSKSPIFTAQSDVALRIHVDRAVRHYFAQLQGEQPSQVYDMVLAEMEKPLLSVVLEYTRGNQTRAAEILGLNRGTLRKKLKAHGLMSE